The following coding sequences are from one Crateriforma spongiae window:
- the miaA gene encoding tRNA (adenosine(37)-N6)-dimethylallyltransferase MiaA translates to MDAAEDRPYPPLIDRAVFVTGATATGKSRIAMRLARQVGGEILSLDSIAVYRGMDIGTAKPDADDQAALPHHLIDQVDPDDDYSVARYLDAAHRVVDAVLDRGRVPIFVGGTPMFLKGVLRGFDPGPPADWDFRRQVEEDLARHGVDALRNRLWQVDPLSASRIDANDSRRMIRALEVAKLTGQPLSHRQQQFDTVRDADQCAALVVRRDRTEIHQRINARVEAMFDAGWVAEVRRLAQRFPTLSRTAASAVGYREILQWAEEENLSADDPDAWPRRPPEEIVQQIAARTRQMARRQETWFRSFTELTDLPGRQIDDDDQAQQWVDRVAARISGGPPFQLGQDKPDR, encoded by the coding sequence TTGGACGCCGCCGAAGACCGCCCCTATCCGCCGCTGATCGATCGAGCCGTCTTTGTGACCGGTGCGACGGCGACGGGCAAAAGCCGCATCGCCATGCGTTTGGCCCGGCAGGTCGGCGGTGAAATCTTGTCGCTGGATTCCATCGCGGTCTATCGCGGCATGGACATCGGCACCGCCAAGCCCGACGCGGACGATCAAGCCGCGCTGCCCCACCACTTGATCGATCAGGTCGATCCGGACGATGACTACAGTGTCGCGCGGTACTTGGATGCGGCCCATCGCGTGGTCGATGCCGTTCTGGATCGTGGCCGGGTTCCGATCTTTGTCGGCGGGACGCCGATGTTTTTGAAGGGCGTCTTGCGAGGCTTTGATCCGGGGCCGCCGGCCGATTGGGATTTTCGTCGCCAGGTCGAAGAGGACCTCGCACGGCACGGCGTCGACGCGTTGCGGAATCGTCTGTGGCAGGTCGATCCGTTGTCGGCGTCTCGGATCGACGCCAACGATTCGCGGCGCATGATCCGGGCATTGGAAGTCGCCAAGCTGACCGGGCAACCGCTCAGCCACCGCCAACAGCAATTCGACACCGTGCGTGACGCCGATCAGTGTGCGGCCCTGGTCGTTCGGCGTGATCGCACGGAAATTCACCAGCGAATCAACGCCCGCGTCGAAGCGATGTTCGATGCCGGCTGGGTCGCCGAAGTCCGCCGTTTGGCACAGCGATTCCCGACACTCTCTCGGACGGCGGCCAGCGCGGTGGGTTATCGAGAGATTCTGCAGTGGGCGGAAGAAGAGAACCTGTCGGCGGACGATCCCGACGCTTGGCCGAGGCGACCGCCGGAGGAAATCGTCCAACAGATCGCCGCACGCACCCGCCAGATGGCACGTCGACAGGAGACTTGGTTTCGATCGTTTACCGAGCTGACGGATCTGCCCGGCCGACAGATCGATGACGACGATCAGGCCCAACAATGGGTGGACCGAGTCGCCGCTCGGATATCGGGCGGGCCGCCGTTTCAACTTGGGCAAGACAAACCGGATCGGTAA
- a CDS encoding GNAT family N-acetyltransferase, with translation MGITYFRRFRMEFDLAAGVPESPPLPFGYELVPYSDALVREHATAKFDSFRSELDADVFPCLSRQDGCLRLMREIVSRAAFVPEATWLLRHRDPASGRQSPVGTIQGLSVDGWGAVQNLGVVGDHRGKGLGSLLLLKAAAGFAVTGIRRMHLEVTTDNAAAVRLYEKLGFKKADVVYKAADIVGA, from the coding sequence ATGGGCATCACCTACTTTCGACGATTCCGAATGGAATTCGATCTGGCCGCCGGCGTGCCCGAATCGCCTCCGCTGCCGTTCGGATACGAACTGGTTCCCTACAGCGATGCCCTGGTCCGCGAACATGCGACCGCCAAGTTCGACAGTTTCCGCAGCGAGCTGGATGCGGACGTGTTTCCGTGTCTGTCACGGCAAGACGGTTGTTTGCGTCTGATGCGTGAAATCGTCAGCCGCGCGGCTTTCGTCCCGGAGGCGACTTGGTTGTTGCGGCATCGGGATCCGGCCAGTGGGCGTCAAAGCCCGGTGGGCACGATCCAAGGATTGTCGGTCGACGGCTGGGGTGCAGTTCAAAACCTGGGGGTCGTCGGGGATCACCGTGGCAAAGGCCTGGGCAGTCTGTTGCTGTTGAAGGCGGCTGCCGGATTCGCCGTCACAGGCATCCGCCGCATGCACTTGGAAGTCACCACCGATAACGCGGCGGCTGTCCGGTTGTATGAAAAGCTGGGCTTCAAAAAAGCGGACGTGGTTTACAAAGCGGCTGATATCGTCGGCGCTTGA
- a CDS encoding amino acid aminotransferase has protein sequence MSEPAAAPLQLSSVQPAPPDAILGLTESFLADPRADKMNLTVGVYKDDSGITPIMRAVKQAEQILIEGEKTKGYLPIDGMADYRDAVRDMVFDGKVPNERAAVVQAPGGTGALRVSAEFLADQFARPRVFLPTPTWANHGAIMTAAGLEAVSYRYLSADKTSLDLTGMLDDLSANARPGDVILLHACCHNPSGVDPDAQQWEQIAARITELKLFPLIDFAYQGFGDGLAEDSVGLHTMLRHVPECLVCSSFSKNFGLYSERTGAVVMMAADQAAASASVSQIKRLVRCNYSNPPRHGASIVATILGDEALRRAWKSELMEMRQRIHRLRESFVKGMKEVAPDRDYSFLLSQKGMFSFSGLSPMQVDQLRTEHGIYLVGSGRINVAGMAEDRIDWLCEKVAAVL, from the coding sequence ATGTCCGAACCCGCCGCCGCACCGCTGCAGCTCAGCTCCGTCCAACCCGCACCGCCCGACGCGATCCTGGGTTTGACCGAATCCTTCTTGGCCGATCCTCGTGCGGACAAGATGAACCTGACGGTCGGCGTTTACAAAGACGACAGCGGGATCACTCCGATCATGCGGGCGGTCAAACAGGCCGAACAGATCTTGATCGAAGGCGAAAAGACCAAAGGCTATCTGCCGATCGATGGCATGGCCGACTATCGCGACGCGGTCCGCGATATGGTCTTTGACGGCAAAGTTCCCAACGAACGGGCCGCCGTCGTTCAGGCACCCGGCGGTACCGGTGCGCTGCGTGTGTCGGCCGAATTTCTGGCCGACCAGTTTGCCCGGCCACGGGTCTTTTTGCCCACGCCGACTTGGGCCAACCACGGTGCGATCATGACCGCCGCTGGTTTGGAAGCCGTGTCGTATCGTTATCTATCAGCGGACAAGACATCGTTGGATCTGACCGGCATGCTGGACGACCTGTCGGCAAACGCGCGACCGGGCGACGTGATTTTGCTGCACGCGTGTTGTCATAATCCATCGGGTGTCGACCCGGACGCCCAGCAATGGGAACAGATCGCCGCGCGGATCACCGAGCTGAAACTGTTCCCCCTGATCGACTTTGCCTATCAAGGTTTCGGCGACGGATTGGCCGAAGACAGCGTGGGGCTGCACACGATGCTGCGTCACGTTCCGGAATGTTTGGTATGCAGTTCCTTCAGCAAGAATTTTGGACTGTACAGCGAACGTACCGGCGCGGTCGTGATGATGGCCGCCGATCAGGCCGCCGCGTCCGCATCGGTCAGCCAAATCAAACGGCTGGTGCGATGCAACTACAGCAATCCACCACGCCATGGTGCGTCGATCGTGGCGACGATCCTGGGCGACGAAGCGCTACGCCGGGCGTGGAAGTCGGAATTGATGGAAATGCGTCAGCGGATTCATCGGCTTCGCGAATCGTTCGTCAAAGGGATGAAAGAAGTCGCGCCGGATCGCGATTATTCGTTCCTGCTTTCGCAAAAAGGCATGTTCAGCTTTAGCGGCCTGTCGCCCATGCAGGTCGACCAACTGCGCACCGAGCATGGCATCTATCTTGTCGGCAGCGGGCGCATCAATGTCGCCGGAATGGCCGAAGACCGCATCGACTGGTTGTGCGAAAAGGTCGCGGCGGTGCTGTAA
- a CDS encoding aldo/keto reductase: MSQRNHPAESESQRAPSNQSQRCSRRSLLTATAALSAGTMHAGAAIGAESESASAPIDNDVPSPPQIQLGNTGITMSRVGQGTGMHGGNRQSDHTRQGFEKLVALLNHAYDRGVTFFDLADLYGSHVYFREALRTIPRDKVTVLSKLWTRYDGPFEKIAPSHRKQAAKTTIERFCHEIATDHLDILLLHCMTTPDWSEQLQPYMEAFDEAKKSGKLRAVGVSCHNLEALKIASRSDWVDVILARINPHGAKMDGKVDDVVSVLTEARKNGKAIIGMKIYGEGTLADKADECIRFAQSNGLLDTMTVGAETPEQMDQTLRLIAKYPAAPLITP; this comes from the coding sequence ATGTCCCAGCGGAATCATCCGGCCGAGTCCGAATCTCAAAGGGCTCCGTCAAACCAGTCCCAGCGATGCAGCCGGCGTTCCCTGCTGACCGCCACCGCCGCGTTGTCGGCCGGCACCATGCACGCCGGTGCCGCGATCGGCGCCGAATCGGAATCAGCGTCGGCTCCGATCGACAACGATGTGCCTTCGCCGCCGCAGATCCAGCTGGGAAACACCGGCATCACCATGTCTCGTGTCGGCCAGGGTACGGGGATGCACGGTGGCAATCGACAATCGGACCACACCCGGCAGGGCTTCGAAAAATTGGTGGCGCTACTGAACCACGCTTATGATCGCGGCGTGACCTTCTTTGACTTGGCCGATCTGTACGGTTCGCACGTTTACTTTCGCGAAGCCCTGCGGACGATCCCACGCGACAAAGTGACGGTCCTTTCCAAACTGTGGACTCGCTATGACGGTCCCTTTGAAAAGATCGCGCCGTCGCATCGCAAACAGGCCGCCAAGACGACGATCGAACGATTCTGTCACGAGATCGCCACCGACCATTTGGACATCTTGCTGTTGCACTGCATGACCACGCCGGATTGGTCCGAACAGTTGCAGCCGTACATGGAAGCGTTTGACGAAGCGAAGAAGTCGGGAAAGCTCCGCGCGGTCGGCGTTTCCTGTCACAACTTGGAAGCTCTCAAGATCGCAAGTCGGTCCGATTGGGTCGACGTCATCTTGGCTCGCATCAATCCGCACGGCGCCAAAATGGATGGCAAGGTCGATGATGTTGTGTCCGTGCTGACCGAGGCTCGTAAGAACGGCAAAGCGATCATCGGGATGAAGATCTATGGCGAAGGCACGTTGGCCGACAAAGCCGACGAATGCATCCGGTTCGCCCAGTCCAACGGGCTGCTGGACACGATGACCGTCGGCGCCGAAACACCCGAGCAGATGGATCAAACCCTGCGGCTGATCGCCAAGTACCCCGCCGCCCCATTGATCACGCCGTAG
- a CDS encoding REP-associated tyrosine transposase — protein sequence MMPEYRRAFVPGGTFFFTVVTYQRQPTFADPTAVTLLGNVLRQCASRWPLDVVAIVWLPDHWHSIWSLPPGDDQYSKRLGWIKKEFTKRWLVAGGSSQPVSTGKQRQRRRGVWQPRFWEHTIEGETDFQSHFDYIHWNPVKHGYVKCAKDWPHTSFHRWVKQGVYPDHWGCFTDENNQTPETVRRIREAGEP from the coding sequence ATGATGCCTGAATACCGCAGGGCCTTCGTGCCCGGAGGTACGTTCTTTTTCACGGTCGTCACGTATCAGCGACAACCAACGTTTGCGGATCCCACGGCAGTGACGCTTCTGGGCAACGTCTTGCGGCAATGTGCAAGTCGTTGGCCGCTCGATGTCGTCGCCATCGTGTGGTTACCGGACCACTGGCATTCGATTTGGTCGCTTCCACCTGGCGATGACCAGTACTCAAAGCGTCTGGGGTGGATCAAGAAGGAGTTTACCAAACGTTGGCTGGTCGCCGGTGGATCGAGCCAACCGGTATCCACGGGGAAGCAGCGTCAAAGACGGCGAGGCGTTTGGCAGCCTCGGTTCTGGGAGCACACCATTGAAGGCGAGACGGATTTTCAAAGCCATTTCGACTACATCCACTGGAATCCGGTGAAGCACGGGTACGTCAAGTGTGCCAAAGACTGGCCGCACACCAGTTTCCATCGTTGGGTCAAGCAGGGCGTGTATCCCGATCACTGGGGCTGTTTTACCGACGAGAACAATCAGACGCCCGAAACCGTTCGTAGGATTCGTGAAGCCGGCGAACCGTAG